Genomic DNA from Polyodon spathula isolate WHYD16114869_AA unplaced genomic scaffold, ASM1765450v1 scaffolds_3649, whole genome shotgun sequence:
agaatgcctgctggttctgcctccaccactgTGGAAGGACTAcctgtcgctcccacctccaccagcagagggagaatgcctgctggttcctccaccaccaacagagggagaatgcctgctggtttcaccaccaccctcatgaggagaggagcaggagctgcgccacagagccagcactaccccctgagcgctatcttccctgcacagcacagcgagggagagccgcaccagttccctgcaacagggggagactacacgctgttcccaccttcgtcgccaggagattacactctgctcccacctccaccgcttccagcaccaggagctgcctctgcctccgccacctccaccagcagagggtgaattcctgctggttccatctccactgccatgggaggactgcttgcagctcccaccttcaccagcagagggtgaattcctgctggttccatctccactgccatgggaggactgcttgcagctcccaccttcaccagcagagggtgaattcctgctggttccatctccactgccatgggaggactgcttgcagctcccaccttcaccagcagagggtgaattcctgctggtattGTCtctaccgcccaaggatgcctgccccGCTCCGCcaggggttgcctgctgctccacatcaccaggggttgcctgctgctccgcatcacctggggagcTACCAGTTACAGGCTAtcagggagaagtggagctccctctgctcccctcctgagtttgcctcccgagggtccgctgctgctgccgttgcctcccgagggtccgctgctgctgctgtcgcctgggttcgccggaactgctttgcctggggttgctgccagcCCTGCTTTTCCCAGGGTTGCCTGCTGGCCGGAGCCCAACAAGAGGGTTACAGGCTAtcagggagaagtggagctcacTCTGCTGCCTCTATGgtcaggggctcccctcctgagtttgcctcccgagggtccgctgctgctgacgtggcctcccgagggtccgctgctgctgctttcGCCTCCCGAGGGATACTGGCCGGAGCCCAACAAGAGGGAGcagccggctatgaagaaggcctgggggagaccaccttccccctgCTTTTCCACAGAAactactgtggccggagcccaacaagAGGGAGCagccagctatgaagaaggggggagaggtcaggagaccaccttccccagcAGCACTTTCACTGCCGGagatactgtggctggagcccaacaagagggagctgccggctacggAGAAGGAGGGAGGTCatgagaccaccccccaagctgCCGTTCGGCTCCGGGATTACCTTGGCCGGAGAGCCGGCCCGTGTACGGTCAGCCTGACCACTACAGCTGTTGGgatgggaggaggacctcccactgtggCCACCACCTTTGGCCCATTGTCATTTGACCCAAACCAGGACTTTggggactaaggggggaggtggccttttgaggccatgtgtgctgccaCAAGGGGGGGTcgtatgtggcggagtgtcccgcccctatgTACATGTgtgcgctgttttattttattatatattatattcattgCTTGCTGTTTCAGACCGGTGCAAAGCCGCTCTCAGTGTGACtgggttgaatccccatccctaTAAGGCTTGTGGGAATGtgtctggagccttaataaggaaatggtttaatggttaattaaggctccagcaacgatataaaagacccactccaagctcattaggggagagggttcagagtggagaacgagtgaggagtTGGGAGGTAAATCTAAAGTCGAgagataaacaattgctatacgtgttggttaaaaccagcgcgatacttgtttcgttattattgtttgtttgtttggctaacgcgcctttttgttttgtgtcttttatgtttgtttaaatatttgtattattgtttaataaatatactgagcgtccctgtgcctcagtttcacccaccattccttgttttggagtctgtgtttctggtctgaagggccaaaacaaaggtgtTTAAgctcaaatagaaagacacagaacaagacttacaaaaataaaggtttccaggctgggcgatgccttcactggaacagaaaatacaaaaaaacacaaaacagcaaaccaaaaaagcatcaagcacaaacaccagcttgcttcctcagcttcctcctctccctaatgggaagctgaggcctccttttatgtcatgtggctgggtgctgattgatagttaattactctaatcaatcccagccacctgaacacaataaacccaggcaggtaggggaatttaaccccatccctgccaatctgtatagggcagagctctgctctgccacagtgggaTTTACAGTGTAGGATTTTTTTTCGACTACATGAAGACCCTGCTGCCTGGTTATGTGAGAAGCTGCCTCACAAGCAGCTATAAAAACACTTTAAAGATATAGTGATACAGGGATATTCCTAATAGAGTTGATATGGCAGAGATACAGGGATATTCCTAATAGAGTTGATATGGCAGAGATACAGTGATATTCCTAATAGAGTTGATATGGCAGAGATACAGGGATATTCCTAATAGAGTTGATATGGCAGAAATACACTGATATTCCTAATAGAATTGATATGGCAGAGATACACTGATATTCCTGATATTTGTATTACTATGACAAgtattgaaattgaaatgaacGAAATCACAGCAAACACTGTGATACAACAGACCCAACATATATGAATCACGCAGGGGTCCCTTTTAGAAAGCTCACTCTTTATAAAGTGTTTTAGCTACAGAGCGAAACATGAGCACAAACCCTCTATAGAAACAGTAAAGGAATGTGTTGCTGTGCTGAGATCACTGGTAATGCACAGACTGTGCTGTTCAATTACTATAAACACAAAGGTACCTGTACAAACACAATGCCTGTTTGTTCTGCTGTTCACTAAGACACTGCTGAGCTGATCCGTTTAGTGAGATCAGTTCCAATTGAAAGTGACCAGCGTGCCAGGGCTAGAGCTACACTCAGATCAGCCACACATTAGCCCTATTTACATAtaccctctcagccaatcagagtggagGGTGTTTCTACAGTGTGATTGAATACTGCATGAAACAATACTGGGGTCtaactgtaacagcactgctgttCTCTTTCTCCAGTACGCCCTGCAGTGACGCTGATACAGAGGAAAGCGCGTGAGTCTGCAGGAACGGACGTCATTTGCCACGTGACGGGGTTCTACCCCCGAGAGGTTGAGGTGAACTGGGTCAGAGACGGGGAGGCTCTGCTGGAGGAGGGGGTGTGGAGTGGAGAGGTGGTGCCCAACGGGGACACAACCTACCAGCTGAGAAAGATCCTGACAGTGAGTCCTGaggaccagaagaaacacagctACTCCTGCCAGGTGCACCACGCCAGCCTGGATGAGAAGATGGATGTGAAAtggggtaagagagagagagagagaccctgctactgaaatagactgtgtgagcagggaggggaggggagggaggctgTAGCTGAGACCCTGGTACTGAAATAGACTGTGTCTGAGACCCTGGTTGAAATAGactgtgtgagcagggagggagggaggctgtaccTGAGACCCTGGTACTGAAATAGactgtgtgagcagggaggggagggagggaggctgtaccTGAGACCCTGGTACTGAAATAGACTGTGTGAGCAGGTACTGAAATAGACtgtgtgagagggagggaggctgtaccTGAGACCCTGGTACTGAAATAGactgtgtgagcagggagggagggaggctgtagAGACCCTGGTACTGAAATAGactgtgtgagcagggaggggagggagggaggctgtaccTGAGACCCTGGTACTGAAATAGactgtgtgagcagggagggagggagggaggctgtaccTGAGACCCTGGTACTGAAATAGactgtgtgagcagggaggggagggagggaggctgtaccTGAGACCCTGGTACTGAAATAGactgtgtgagcagggaggggagggggaggctgtacctgagaaaaaaaaaacattattgctgTACATACACAGGAcagaaaatattaaacacaacaaTGCCTCAACACATCTTCACCTGTTATTAGCACAAGCCTGTTTAACCCCTCCTacagggattgtagaggactgtatcacaccattcatttcaatagggattgtagaggactggatcacaccattcatttcagtagggattgtagaggactgtatcacaccattcatttcaatagggattgtagaggactgtatcacaccattcatttcaatagggattgtagaggactgtatcacaccattcatttcaatagggattgtagaggactggatcacaccattcatttcagtatcacaccattcatttcaatagggattgtagaggactgtatcacaccattcatttgaatagggattgtagaggactgtatcacaccattcatttcaatagggattgtaggactggatcacaccattcatttcaatagggattgtagaggactgctatcacaccattcatttcaatagggattgtagacctgtatcacaccattcatttcaatagggaccagaggactgtatcacaccattcatttcaatagggattgtagaggactggatcacaccattcatttcaatagggattgtagaggactgtatcacaccattcatttcaatagggattgtagaggactggatcacaccattcatttcaatagggattgtagaggactggatcacaccattcatttcaatagggattgtagaggactggatcacaccattcatttcaatagggattgtagaggactgtatcacaccattcatttcaatagggattgtagaggactgatCACACCATTCAgagtagaggactgtatcacaccgttcatttcaatagggattgtagaggactggatcacaccattcatttcaatagggattgtagaggactgtatcacaccattcatttcaatagggattgtagaggactgtatcacaccattcatttcaatagggattgtagaggactgtatcacaccattcatttcaatagggattgtagaggactgtatcacaccattcatttcaatagggattgtagaggactgtatcacaccattcatttcaatagggattgtagaggactgtatcacaccattcatttcaatagggattgtagaggactggatcacaccattcatttcaatagggattgtagaggactggatcacaccattcatttcaatagggattgtagaggactgtatcacaccattcatttcaatagggattgtagaggactggatcacaccattcatttcaatagggattgtagaggactggatcacaccattcatttcaatagggattgtagaggactggatcacaccattcatttcaatagggattgtagaggactgtatcacaccattcatttcaatagggattgtagaggactggatcacaccattcatttcaatagggattgtagaggactgtatcacaccattcatttcaatagggattgtagaggactggatcacaccattcatttcaatagggattgtagaggactgtatcacaccattcatttcaatagggattgtagaggactgtatcacaccattcatcgatagggattgtagaggactgtatcacaccattcatttcaatagggatatcacaccattcatttcaattgtagaggactgtatcacaccattcatttcaatagggattgtagaggactgtatcacaccattcatttcaatagggattgtagaggactggatcacaccattcatttcaatagggattgtagaggactgtatcacaccattcatttcaatagggattgtagaggactggatcacaccattcattt
This window encodes:
- the LOC121312136 gene encoding class II histocompatibility antigen, B-L beta chain-like; translated protein: MKTLLPGYHCCSLSPVRPAVTLIQRKARESAGTDVICHVTGFYPREVEVNWVRDGEALLEEGVWSGEVVPNGDTTYQLRKILTVSPEDQKKHSYSCQVHHASLDEKMDVKWGKRE